GCATAGTCCTACTGTGGATGACGTCGAAATGATGGAGGTTGGTAAACGGCCGCAACCTTCGGCACCTCATCCGGATTTCAACGTAGAAGAGCCCATCGAAAGCAATGAAGAAATGAGGAGACTATTAACCACCAACCCGATGTCGACTTTCCAAGTAGACCGACCTTGTGGTGCCTCACCTATTGGCCCGCATCACGAATATTATCCGCCAGTAGTCGAAGCGACCATACACGACGAAATACGAAATACGAATGCAGCACCAGCAATGGAAATGCCACCGCGTCTGTTTCTTCAGAATAACTCGGGTTATAACACAGTTCGACCACTAGTACTTCGTTCAGTCAGTGACTCTGGCCATTCCCACATTAGACTGTCGGATTACCGTCCAACTATTATTCGATCGATCAACTCTCCAGGtatattaattaatttgaatatttataaTAGGATTATGTTGAAAGtctatttattcatctttcagACCGAGAATGTGGAATACCAAGTACGGTTCAAAATCATTCCCAATTACAACCAACAGAAAACTTTCTAGAAGTAGGAGCTGCATTGACAATAAAACGCAAATAAAAATCGTTCAAGAAAATGGACTCGacgcaattaaaaatttttataatctgGTAAAGATGTTAATAGGGTTTCATAGAATAACAAAACTTTAATTGCAATTATACCACCTATGTATGTATAATGTACGTGtatgaaatgtaaaatataataataaagttgGCACGaaagaaagttttttaaatttgaattgactaaCACAGTCCACACATCAGGTCTCCATCTGCTGATAGATAATTGACTCACAAATGTTTCATTATGAGTTTATCTTGTTTACTTTTCCCAACGTGTAGTGTACCACCGTGCACCACTGTACGCCTAATCAACTGTCAAACAGAAATATGCAATATCCTGTTGGGATTaagattaaaaatgaatggcGGTGAAATAGGCCCGGACGAAATAGGCCCCTACAAAATAGGCCCGTCAAATAGGACCTACCAAATAGGACCCTACAATATAGGCCCACTATAGATAATATTTCTAAAgcggtcctatttctacctatTGATGGGCCTATTTCTCCTCAATATTTCCAAGTCTCATAAGAGACaaggaaatttttcaaaaattagccAACCAAGTCTCTGGGCGAGAGAAGGCGATAGATAATATTTCTAAAgcggtcctatttctacctatTGATGGGCCTATTTCTCCTCAATATTTCCAAGTCTCATAAGAGACaaggaaatttttcaaaaattagccAACCAAGTCTCTGGGCGAGAAAAGGCGAAACAGCCACTCTCTATATactttgccgtagctcaaacAGCTATGACATCTGATATCACTTTACCGTCTTGTAAATCACACGTTAAGTAGCCGGAttcaagttttaattttttaaacataataACCGTAATCATAACTATTAAGttcatttgttaaaaattcCAGTTTCATTTCAGaactgatttattttaaagaataagtaaataaacGTGCTCGCTCTGCAGTTTTTTCTCCCCTAGCCAGATCTCCCCTTCGGCCTTCAACGCGTCGCTTGCCCAGTGCATAGGCCATAGGTGAAGAATTCAATCAAACAATTTCGATGAAATAATTTGTACTCTTTTATTGAAAACGTTTTTATTGAcaattaaatatattttatacacgaaacgaatttttgttttgtataatattttaaaatgctggttttaaaaattccccATCTATCGGTAAAAGTCGGTAAAAGGCGCTTGGTTCGATAGCGTCATGAAGATGGCGTCATCTGTCCATCATCAACCATTAACCATCAACCATCATCGACTCTTACGCatttaatgaaaatgttttttataaattattacGAGGTCTTAAACGAATTTTTcaatgtggtttaatttttgattctaTTTGTGTAAAGATTTCCATCTATCGGTTAAAATGGCGTGGTTCATTAGCGTCATGAAGATGGCGTCATCTGTCCATCAATCCATCATCAACCTCATCGTTAATTTACaaatacaaacaagaaaaagtaaagttataaaataaaaataaaaatcattttattattgatcatttttaataaatatgtaaattgttttttttgaaacatttgattTGTTAGAAATCGATTTTGAATCGTTTTTATGTCAAGCAGACGCCAAGCATCTTTGAATAGCGTGGTCTGTGCTCTATGATAAGTGTTACTGCTGGAGTGAGCAATTTCAGGTAAATAAGGTTATAATGTTGTCAATATTTATTCTAATTGGAATGCTCAACTTGGTTGAAAAGATAGCGTCATGATGGCGTGCCCCGTTAGCGTCATGATGGCGTGCCCCGTTAGCGTCATGGTTGGCGTGCCCTGTTAGCGTCATGGTTGGCGTGCCCTATGTAAGCGTCGTGATTGGCGTGCCCTGTGTTAACACAATATGCTTTCTTTATTCGTGTGCTggtatgtgtgtgtctgcaATTCATTTTGCATTATTTCAAACTAGTTAATCTCCATACTTCTTAGTGATTTCAACACCAGCATTGGTCAGAGGAGACTCGCAAGCAGCAAGCTAGAACCTCTTCATCAGCCAGAAGCTTGCTACAAAGAAGTACACAGGTTGATTGCATTATTTGTTAGTTTGATTAAAGTTGGCTTTTAAtctctttgttttctttatagtTCAGGGGCTGCACAGATGTGCAACAATTTTATCGAGCCATGGCATCTGAGTGTGATGGTGCCCTGTCAATTTATAATATGCCAACCCCTAACTAGCCTAGGAGTAAACAGGTTGATTTGCATTATTTGTAAGTATAACCATTTTCAGATTCCTTGTTAGCAGATGTAACAGTTGAAAACATTGGCATTCCACATATAGGGATCTTCTCTAACAGAAATCAACTGAGGACCACCAGACAGCATCTTAACAGGTTAAACTTTAACAACTGGgcaatcaattttaaaatttacagttGTATGACTGAATTCTCATTTACAGACGAGCTCTTCTAGTAAAATTTTGAGTGATGATGGAGATTGGGGTTGGTTTGCCCCTCCGAAGTCACGAAAGGATTATTCTGCATCGTATTTTTCAATATTGCAGCCTACGACAAGCGTGTTGAAGTTGAAGAACATTTACCAGAGCAAAAAGTACTGAAAGATAAGTCTGCTGTAACCATAGATTCGCACAATAGTTTAGAGCTACGGGTAGTAGTATTTTCTCTACCGGGTTGGTTACTATTCACGTTCTTCAGCAATCAGATCCATGCAGTGCTTGCTAAATCCGTGCAGGTAAATACTCTTTTGATATTcaggaaaaaatttaataaaaatgacgTAGATCCAATCGGCCAATTAATTCGGCCATTGTGACAGGTTTCAAGTGAAGCGAAAACGGACAAATTACCAAACTGGAATCAGCGCAAGCGACAGCTCTTATGCAAGAAGTCGTACCTACCCTCACAAGTTTGTTTGAAGTGCATAATGGTATAAGCTATTTTAAATGCCGATATGCACTGCTATACTTATAAAGAGTTAACCATATTTTATACGCCATCATTTTAGGAATTATACATCTCCAACAAATAAGTCTTCTAATCCTGTGGCAGGCGCACGGTTGAAAgccgaaaatttcaaaaggtataacttttgtaataaaaaatgtgaacattttgatttatttttctggatTTCAGGTACAAGTTGGCATTAAACGCTTTGTGTTTCCTCATTAAGGTTGAAAGGAGTACAATCATGGAAACATTACTAGTTGGCCTTAGAACTACTCATCGTCGCTCTCATGAGACATATTGTATCGGTCGATTTCTTCGTCGTTAATGTTTAAGGGGTGGTCGGGAACGACAGTGGGGAATGAAGTTTTTAGTTCAAgaactatttcttcaagtaGTTCCATGGTATtaatctaaaaaattaaaatagtttttatgtcACGTTAACAACAATTCGAAAATTGCAAATAATACCTCATTATCCTGATATCTAGACCACAGGGTAAATAAGATGGAGTTTTTCAACTGGGTCTCCTTTTTCCTATGGGCCCTAAAATGGAAGTCGAATCTGTTATGCAGACACCAATTGGTGGCAACCAGCTTCCGTCTTGGCTTTCCTGAGCTTGAACGTGTTGGCGTCTGCTATGTGtgtgaatcaatttgaaatgaaaatgattcaaaattgaattcttacagatcaaatgtaacgaaaattgtaattcaaattttaaaatgattaaaaataaaatgtacacatgttgaagctatttttatttttttataagatttctatttcttatttgtaaattaaacgCTGAAGTTGACGATGAGCAGATGACGCCATCTTCATGACGCTATTGAACCACGCTACTGACGCCACTATCACCGATAGATGGAAATCTTCAAAACCACATTTGGTATTCAACTATaatagaaattttcttttcgtgctgtatatttctttcttctttatcaattaaaaaaaaaaaaaacgatcaatTTCGCCAGGATAGTTCCACACCGCTTTATGCTGTTGAgctattaatttttctaaaatattttgtaaataaaattctatttcgacatagccgagattcgaacaccgGCGCTTGAGATTCATAGCCCGAGGTGCTAACCACTAGACCACCCATTGACATGTACGGTAAAGGGAAAACATGGGAGtgtatggtatggcccaggtaaaccccccttcactcacccctctcgCACGAGTGCGTGCAGCCTCCCCTGCTCGACCAcccttctggccggcttgagcagcacctcgcgtcagccgcataaaacaagaaacttaaaagtgatatgcgtttgttgctttaaaaaacatgaaattgttatggatatgtttgaaatcaatccgtaagatttatttcatcaaacattttcatttcctacTTCACCTGAGTACTGGCATTAGCATAGGTAGAGGGgggagacgcgttcaaggctgagccgctgaaggggagagacgcgttcaaggctgagccgctgaaggggggatcgagctacggaacaaataaatggcgaagaaaacacgaaaatttgttcattttttttaattagcgatagttaataagtgaaaacgacgTTTGAACAAATGAGTTTTACAGTTAAGATCAAGGGGAATACgttcatcaaaaaataaagacgggaatcagctgcctaacatgtgaaaaacgaaacggcaatgtgtgaaATCACTCATCGTggtttgagctacggcaaTGAATATATACGGTGGCGGATCTCTCGCAGATTATTCCGCCTTCTCGCTCATGTAGAGTAGGtcgaatgtttttatgaaaatatttcagagtaCCTAATGGAACTTAGAAATAAATGGGAGAAATAGGCCCAATTTGACGGAGAAATAGGACCGctttagaaatattttctataGTGGGCCTATTTTGTAGGGTCCTATTTTGTAGGTCCTATTTGACGGGCCTATTTTGTAGGGGCCTATTTCGTTAGGTCCTATTTCACCGGCTACCAGATTAAACAAAGATGAAATTTTGATCATTGCCTCATTGGCTGAATATGTCAGTTTCGTGACCACAGAGGAGTGAGGTGATGGCTTGCGTTAAAAACCAAACGctgataaaaaataagaacgaaaATCAACAAGTTGCCATGCAATTTAAAGTTGTGCAACACGGGTGGTGTGATCTGTGTTATTTCACCATACTGACTCATGATGATATTGGCCACTAACTAGGCTACTTCATCATGATGACGCCGTACCATTTACGTCAATGAGGTGTCAAAAACGCGTTTCAAGACGTAGGAGTTTCAAACTCCAAACTCGAGTTTGGGAGCATTGAACTCTGTACTCGATTGCATCATGCAAACTGCAAAGCAATTATAACATTCAACGCATCCTGTAAGTTTTATTAATTCATTATTCACTTTCGTTGCACCCCAGATTCTGATTTGTTATGTAATGCTCCACCAAACTAGTTGTCAACATAACAATCAAATTTTGTTGCTATCATCTTTCATGTTTCACTATCTGTGTCCCCATAATATTTTGCTCTTtgacgaaaaatgaaaaatcttttgCTGTCCACAAAAGCCATAGCTTATAAACTATGTTTTTAAATTAGGCTTTCATTATAAACAGCAGTAACAGGGTAGACATTTTTGCAAAGATGAGCAGGGTAGTTCAATTTATGTATAGCCtactttttgaaattattttgacaGGTACGTTGCGTTTATAACAATTTAAAAGCAacgtgattgaaaagaaattctcaggtctttatttgtttaattacaGTTTATTTGGCATAGTCTGATAGTGATATAGCTACAATGACTATGTCATTATGTCAAAACAAGTTTCCAACGAGATACAGGCCAGTAgggtgaaaaaagacgttaagAAAGTTAAACATTTTCTCCTCTTCTCTACCGGTGATAATCACATCTCCTTTTTAGGGAGTGAGAGCTAGAGTTCGTGATAAACAAACGACAGGACAATCTCGTTGGAAAGTAGACTAGTAAATCTATAACGGCGATATCTTTTAGGATGTGAACGGAACTTTCCGGAAAGATCATGTCATTTTTAGGTCTAATTTTGGTAAAGAAAGTAGCTATCAttccaaatatttatttcgattttattttgacacAACTCATAGATTTTCTAAATTCTGATCTCCCCATGCACAAGTGAAAACTTTCAAAACTATTTTCGATTCCCAGGCTGCTGGCTGTATATATTTTAAGATGAACCG
This sequence is a window from Daphnia pulicaria isolate SC F1-1A chromosome 7, SC_F0-13Bv2, whole genome shotgun sequence. Protein-coding genes within it:
- the LOC124350718 gene encoding uncharacterized protein LOC124350718 → MGKFFCLVAFLSLSMMSGSSATPCNNDSDCGNEYYCLSDICEECIPCSVIFNRKPPSNNETICAKTEKDCGNCLPGYLADELTNERNFSTKCYAPEKLDSSNPPATEFELKLGIFIASALVAFVAAMALFIVYKKIRRWKSHSPTVDDVEMMEVGKRPQPSAPHPDFNVEEPIESNEEMRRLLTTNPMSTFQVDRPCGASPIGPHHEYYPPVVEATIHDEIRNTNAAPAMEMPPRLFLQNNSGYNTVRPLVLRSVSDSGHSHIRLSDYRPTIIRSINSPDRECGIPSTVQNHSQLQPTENFLEVGAALTIKRK